A genomic segment from Pirellulales bacterium encodes:
- a CDS encoding phosphoribosylanthranilate isomerase produces the protein MSRLPFQIKICGVTSSEDAAVAIEHGAGAIGLNFFTGSRRHIDPLEAQNIARVDSHELAVVGVFVNHTVSEIASIVTHVEPTWVQLHGDELPKVIKHVKEAVDLPIMRALRWGPEGSTPIDEYLKQCAALNCLPDAVLIDAHKPGEYGGTGETADWEAIARWREKKQFDVPLVLAGGLTPENVAEAIRIVKPDAVDTASGVEFSVAAPLRDADPSFGETRLRENTPGKKDPARVKAFIEEAKRAFAAVS, from the coding sequence ATGAGCCGATTGCCGTTTCAAATCAAAATTTGCGGGGTGACGTCGTCGGAAGATGCGGCGGTCGCGATTGAACATGGGGCCGGCGCGATCGGTTTGAATTTTTTTACTGGCAGCCGGCGACACATCGATCCATTGGAGGCGCAAAATATCGCGCGGGTCGATTCCCACGAGCTAGCAGTTGTTGGCGTGTTTGTGAACCACACGGTCAGCGAGATCGCCAGCATTGTGACCCACGTCGAACCCACGTGGGTGCAACTGCATGGGGATGAATTGCCTAAGGTAATCAAGCATGTGAAGGAGGCGGTGGATTTGCCAATCATGCGCGCCTTGCGTTGGGGGCCGGAAGGAAGCACGCCCATTGATGAATATCTGAAGCAGTGTGCGGCGCTGAATTGTTTGCCCGATGCGGTGCTGATCGATGCGCACAAGCCGGGCGAATATGGTGGCACGGGCGAGACCGCCGATTGGGAAGCGATTGCCCGATGGCGCGAAAAAAAACAGTTCGATGTTCCGCTGGTGCTGGCCGGCGGATTGACGCCGGAAAATGTGGCCGAGGCAATTCGGATCGTGAAGCCCGATGCGGTGGACACCGCCAGCGGCGTGGAATTTAGTGTAGCCGCGCCTCTCCGAGACGCGGACCCGAGTTTCGGAGAAACTCGGCTACGTGAAAACACTCCGGGCAAAAAAGATCCGGCGCGGGTGAAAGCATTCATCGAGGAAGCCAAACGCGCTTTCGCTGCAGTGTCTTAA